A region from the Mesorhizobium sp. J8 genome encodes:
- a CDS encoding sugar transferase produces the protein MTAKRALDLAVAVPMLALTSPVLLVAMLAIRATSAGPAIFSQIRVGRGGNLFACLKLRTMYRATPSLPTHEAPADSVTAVGKVLRASKIDELPQLWNVLRGEMSLVGPRPCLPTQAELIERRKELGVLAALPGITGLAQIKGIDMSDPRLCAETDAAYVEAASTGLDLKILLGTFFRIG, from the coding sequence ATGACGGCAAAGCGAGCTCTCGACCTTGCGGTCGCTGTTCCGATGTTGGCGCTGACGTCGCCCGTCCTGCTTGTCGCAATGCTGGCAATCCGGGCAACATCGGCCGGCCCGGCCATCTTCTCGCAGATCCGTGTCGGACGGGGTGGAAACCTCTTTGCGTGCCTCAAATTGCGCACGATGTATCGCGCAACGCCGTCCTTGCCCACGCACGAGGCGCCGGCCGATTCGGTCACCGCGGTCGGCAAGGTGCTGCGCGCGAGCAAGATCGACGAACTGCCGCAGCTCTGGAACGTCCTCAGGGGCGAGATGAGCCTTGTGGGACCGCGCCCGTGCCTGCCGACGCAAGCGGAACTGATCGAACGGCGCAAGGAACTGGGCGTGCTTGCAGCACTTCCAGGCATCACGGGGCTGGCGCAGATCAAGGGGATCGACATGTCCGATCCGAGACTCTGCGCCGAGACCGACGCGGCCTATGTCGAAGCCGCCTCGACCGGCCTGGACCTCAAGATATTGCTGGGCACATTCTTCCGCATAGGTTGA
- a CDS encoding DegT/DnrJ/EryC1/StrS family aminotransferase, with the protein MQFIDLGAQRERIRDRLKAAIDKVVEDGRYILGPQVTEFENKLAAYIGVKHVVACANGTDALLLPLFAAGIGPGDAVFVPSFTFAATAEVVALAKAEPVFVDVDRDTYNIDIASLEAAIAMIKKEGRLKPKAIIPVDLFGLAADYDAIMTIAKRENLLVIEDAAQSMGGSADGTMCGAFGHVGSTSFYPAKPLGCYGDGGAMFTNDGALADKLRSFAFHGKGETQYDNVRVGINSRLDTLQAAILIEKLAILEDEMVARQVVADRYAKGLGDVVKASRNLGHGRSAWAQYAIETPKRDGLKAHLGEKGIPSVIYYVKPLHEQVAYKHFPRTPTGLAVSEELPKQILCLPMHAYLSEADQDRIIETIRNYIGSNSAHVAAA; encoded by the coding sequence ATGCAGTTCATCGATCTTGGCGCGCAGCGCGAACGCATCCGCGACCGGCTGAAGGCCGCGATCGACAAGGTGGTCGAGGATGGCCGCTATATCCTCGGCCCCCAGGTCACCGAATTCGAGAACAAGCTCGCCGCCTATATCGGCGTCAAGCATGTGGTCGCCTGCGCCAACGGTACCGATGCGCTGCTCCTGCCGCTGTTCGCCGCCGGCATCGGCCCGGGCGACGCTGTGTTCGTGCCGAGCTTCACCTTCGCCGCGACGGCCGAAGTGGTGGCGCTGGCCAAGGCCGAGCCGGTCTTCGTCGACGTCGACCGCGATACCTACAACATCGACATCGCCAGCCTCGAGGCGGCGATCGCGATGATCAAGAAGGAAGGAAGGCTGAAGCCGAAGGCGATCATCCCGGTGGACCTGTTCGGCCTTGCCGCCGACTACGACGCGATCATGACGATCGCCAAGCGCGAGAACCTCCTGGTGATCGAGGATGCCGCGCAGTCGATGGGCGGTTCCGCCGACGGCACCATGTGCGGTGCTTTCGGCCATGTCGGCTCGACCAGTTTCTACCCCGCCAAGCCGCTTGGCTGCTATGGCGACGGCGGCGCCATGTTCACCAATGACGGCGCGCTGGCCGACAAGCTCCGTTCCTTCGCCTTCCACGGCAAGGGCGAAACGCAATACGACAATGTCCGCGTCGGCATCAATTCGCGCCTCGACACGCTGCAGGCGGCGATCCTGATCGAGAAGCTCGCGATCCTCGAAGACGAGATGGTGGCGCGCCAGGTGGTCGCCGACCGCTATGCCAAGGGCCTCGGCGACGTCGTCAAGGCGTCGCGCAATCTGGGTCACGGCCGCTCAGCCTGGGCGCAGTACGCGATCGAGACCCCGAAGCGCGACGGGCTCAAGGCCCATCTCGGCGAAAAGGGCATTCCATCGGTGATCTATTACGTGAAGCCGCTGCACGAGCAGGTCGCCTACAAGCATTTTCCACGCACGCCGACCGGACTTGCCGTCTCGGAAGAACTGCCGAAGCAGATCCTCTGCCTGCCGATGCACGCCTATCTTAGCGAAGCCGACCAGGACCGCATCATCGAGACCATCCGCAATTACATCGGATCGAACTCGGCGCATGTCGCGGCGGCTTAA
- the cysN gene encoding sulfate adenylyltransferase subunit CysN, whose amino-acid sequence MRHIMAKSLAPTDQIRDYMAAQEKKSLLRFLTCGSVDDGKSTLIGRLLSDTKQIFEDQLAALEKDSRKHGTTGDDIDFALLVDGLEAEREQGITIDVAYRFFATPKRKFIVADTPGHEQYTRNMATGASTADLAIVLIDARQGVLRQTRRHSIIASLLGIRHIVLAVNKIDLVGFDKEVFDRIVADYDEFARELGFVSVVPIPMSARFGDNVTSGSERTPWYSGPSLIEHLETVSVDEAAVELPFRFPVQYVNRPNLDFRGFAGTIASGIVSQGDEVVVAKSGKASRVKRIVAQGGDLEQAVAGQAITLVLEDEVEVSRGNMLVSPAARPQVADQFAANIVWFDEQALLPGRSYILRTETDQVSATVTELKYRVNVNDFAHEAAKSLDLNEVGVCNLSTRAPIAFDPFAENRTTGAFILIDRITNATVGAGMILHSLRRAENIHWQSLDVGKRGRSDLKNQRPAVFWFTGLSGSGKSTIANLFEKKLFASGRHTYILDGDNVRHGLNRDLGFTDADRVENIRRVAEVAKLMADAGLIVIVSFISPFSAERRMARELMAEGEFVEVFVDTPFEECARRDPKGLYARALSGEIKNFTGVDSPYEAPENPEIHLKTLGRSPQEMAEALEHWLTERDIAEEQYDNGGGI is encoded by the coding sequence ATGCGCCACATCATGGCCAAGAGCCTCGCCCCGACCGATCAGATCCGCGACTACATGGCCGCGCAGGAAAAGAAGTCGCTGCTGCGTTTCCTGACCTGCGGCTCGGTCGACGACGGCAAGTCGACGCTGATCGGCCGGCTGCTCTCCGACACCAAACAGATATTCGAGGACCAGCTTGCCGCGCTCGAAAAGGATTCGCGCAAGCACGGCACCACCGGCGACGACATCGACTTCGCGCTCTTGGTCGACGGGCTGGAAGCTGAGCGCGAGCAGGGCATCACCATCGACGTTGCCTATCGTTTCTTCGCCACGCCCAAGCGCAAGTTCATCGTCGCCGACACGCCCGGCCATGAGCAGTACACGCGCAACATGGCGACGGGCGCCTCGACCGCCGATCTGGCCATCGTGTTGATCGACGCGCGTCAGGGCGTGCTGCGTCAGACCAGGCGCCATTCGATCATCGCTTCGCTGCTCGGCATCCGCCACATCGTGCTTGCGGTCAACAAGATCGACCTCGTCGGCTTCGACAAGGAAGTGTTCGACCGGATCGTCGCGGACTATGACGAGTTCGCGCGGGAACTGGGCTTCGTGAGCGTCGTGCCGATCCCGATGTCGGCGCGTTTCGGCGATAATGTCACCAGCGGCTCGGAGCGCACGCCGTGGTATTCCGGACCGTCGCTGATCGAGCATCTGGAAACCGTGTCGGTCGACGAAGCGGCCGTCGAGTTGCCGTTCCGCTTCCCTGTCCAATACGTGAACCGGCCGAATCTCGATTTCCGCGGCTTCGCCGGCACCATCGCCTCGGGCATCGTTTCGCAAGGCGACGAGGTCGTCGTCGCGAAGTCCGGCAAGGCGTCGCGGGTCAAGCGCATCGTCGCGCAGGGCGGCGACCTTGAGCAGGCGGTGGCCGGCCAGGCGATCACGCTCGTCCTCGAGGACGAGGTGGAGGTGTCGCGCGGCAACATGCTGGTGTCGCCGGCAGCCAGACCGCAGGTCGCCGACCAGTTCGCCGCCAACATCGTCTGGTTCGACGAGCAGGCGCTGCTGCCCGGCCGTTCCTATATCCTGCGAACCGAAACCGATCAGGTGAGCGCCACCGTCACCGAGCTCAAATACCGGGTCAACGTCAATGATTTCGCCCATGAGGCGGCGAAGTCGCTCGACCTCAACGAGGTCGGCGTCTGCAACCTCTCGACCCGCGCGCCGATCGCTTTCGATCCTTTCGCCGAGAACCGTACGACCGGCGCCTTCATCCTGATCGACCGCATCACCAACGCCACCGTCGGCGCCGGCATGATCCTGCATTCGCTGCGCCGCGCCGAAAACATCCATTGGCAGTCGCTCGATGTCGGCAAGCGCGGCCGCTCCGACCTGAAGAATCAGCGCCCGGCGGTGTTCTGGTTCACTGGGCTGTCCGGCTCCGGCAAGTCGACCATCGCCAACCTTTTCGAGAAGAAGCTGTTCGCCTCCGGGCGCCACACTTATATCCTCGACGGCGACAATGTCCGTCACGGCCTGAACCGCGATCTTGGCTTCACGGACGCCGACCGCGTGGAAAACATCCGCCGGGTCGCCGAGGTGGCGAAGCTTATGGCCGATGCCGGGCTGATCGTCATCGTCTCCTTCATCTCGCCATTCAGCGCCGAACGGCGCATGGCGCGCGAGCTGATGGCCGAGGGCGAGTTCGTCGAGGTGTTCGTCGATACGCCGTTCGAGGAATGCGCTCGCCGCGATCCGAAGGGTCTTTATGCGCGCGCCCTGAGCGGCGAGATCAAGAATTTCACCGGCGTCGATTCGCCCTATGAGGCACCGGAGAACCCGGAAATCCATCTGAAGACTCTCGGCAGGAGCCCGCAGGAGATGGCGGAAGCGCTGGAACACTGGCTGACCGAGCGCGACATTGCCGAGGAGCAGTATGACAATGGCGGCGGCATCTGA
- a CDS encoding carbohydrate kinase family protein: MILCCGEALIDMLPRTTTEGEAAFAPYVGGAVFNTAIALGRLGAPAGFFSGLSSDLFGGQLREALGASKVSSTYAHTSPKPTTLAFVRLTDGQATYTFYDENTAGRMLTIEDLPKLGAEIEAMLFGAISLISEPAGSAYEEFMRREHESRVMMLDPNIRPNFIPDKAKHLRRIREMMAMAEIVKLSDEDLKWFDEAGSHEDVVRNWLDRGPKLIVVTHGGEGAVGYSKAHKVTVMPQKVKVVDTVGAGDTFNAGILASLHEQGLLTKAAIGSLSEDAIRKALELGAKAAAVTVSRAGANPPWRHEIA; the protein is encoded by the coding sequence ATGATCCTCTGCTGTGGCGAAGCCCTGATCGACATGCTGCCGCGCACGACCACGGAAGGCGAAGCGGCCTTCGCGCCTTATGTCGGCGGGGCGGTGTTCAACACGGCGATCGCGCTCGGCCGGCTCGGCGCTCCGGCCGGCTTCTTCTCCGGCCTCTCCTCCGATCTGTTCGGCGGCCAGCTCCGCGAGGCGCTCGGCGCGAGCAAGGTTAGCTCCACCTATGCGCACACGTCGCCAAAGCCCACGACTCTCGCCTTCGTGCGGCTCACCGACGGCCAGGCGACCTACACATTCTATGACGAGAACACCGCCGGGCGCATGCTGACCATCGAGGACCTGCCGAAGCTCGGCGCCGAGATCGAGGCGATGCTGTTCGGCGCGATCAGCCTGATCTCCGAGCCTGCCGGATCGGCCTATGAGGAGTTCATGCGGCGCGAGCACGAAAGCCGCGTGATGATGCTCGATCCCAACATCCGGCCGAATTTCATCCCGGACAAGGCCAAGCATCTCAGGCGCATTCGCGAGATGATGGCAATGGCCGAGATCGTGAAACTCTCGGACGAGGACCTGAAATGGTTCGACGAGGCGGGCTCGCATGAGGACGTGGTGCGCAACTGGCTGGATCGCGGACCGAAACTGATCGTCGTCACCCATGGCGGCGAAGGCGCCGTCGGCTACAGCAAGGCGCACAAGGTCACGGTTATGCCGCAGAAGGTGAAGGTGGTCGATACGGTCGGTGCCGGCGACACCTTCAACGCCGGCATCCTTGCCTCGCTGCATGAACAGGGCTTGCTGACCAAGGCAGCGATCGGCAGCCTCTCCGAGGACGCTATCCGCAAGGCGCTGGAGCTCGGCGCCAAGGCGGCGGCGGTGACGGTGTCGCGGGCCGGCGCCAACCCGCCATGGCGGCACGAAATCGCCTGA
- the cysQ gene encoding 3'(2'),5'-bisphosphate nucleotidase CysQ, whose protein sequence is MLGVFERLALEAGREVMRVFHEGGAVDSKADSSPVTEADRESEKIILAGLRAAYPDIPCVAEEEVAAGIATPDLDGAFFLVDPLDGTKEFVNRRTDFTVNIALVRHGVPEVGVVFAPCTGRFFSGRPGKAEALEVDADYRITERRPINAREGGTPLAVVASRSHNTPQTEEFIRDLGAAEIVSIGSSLKFCLLAAAEADVYPRFGRTMEWDTAAGDAVLRAAGGMTRTLDGEPLTYGKRNQVSDSDFANPHFIATGKSAP, encoded by the coding sequence ATGCTGGGCGTCTTCGAGCGTCTGGCATTGGAGGCGGGGCGCGAGGTGATGCGCGTCTTCCACGAAGGCGGCGCCGTCGACAGCAAGGCGGACTCTTCGCCCGTCACGGAAGCCGACCGCGAAAGCGAGAAGATCATCCTGGCCGGCTTGCGCGCCGCCTATCCGGACATCCCATGCGTGGCCGAGGAAGAGGTGGCGGCGGGCATCGCCACGCCCGACCTTGACGGCGCCTTCTTTCTGGTCGATCCGCTCGACGGCACCAAGGAATTCGTCAACCGCCGCACCGATTTCACCGTCAACATCGCGCTGGTCCGCCACGGCGTGCCGGAAGTCGGCGTCGTGTTCGCGCCGTGCACCGGGCGCTTCTTCAGTGGGCGGCCGGGCAAGGCTGAGGCGCTGGAGGTCGATGCCGATTATCGCATCACCGAACGCCGGCCGATCAACGCGCGCGAAGGCGGCACACCGCTCGCGGTCGTGGCCAGCCGCTCGCACAACACGCCGCAAACCGAGGAGTTCATCCGCGATCTCGGCGCTGCCGAGATCGTCTCGATCGGCTCATCGCTGAAATTCTGCCTGCTCGCCGCGGCGGAGGCGGACGTCTATCCGCGCTTCGGCCGCACCATGGAATGGGACACGGCGGCAGGCGACGCGGTGCTGCGCGCCGCCGGCGGCATGACCCGCACGCTGGACGGCGAACCGCTTACCTACGGCAAGCGCAACCAGGTAAGTGACAGCGATTTCGCCAACCCGCATTTCATCGCCACGGGGAAGAGCGCGCCTTAG
- a CDS encoding RbsD/FucU family protein, with protein sequence MLIGIPSLLGPQFLATLRAMGHGDEIAIVDGNYPAEEQARRLIRADGHQLIPVLDAVLSVLPVDEAVPEALFRASVKGDPALADPVHREMEAVCARRAPGHKVVALAGPDFYARVKAAHAIVATSEPRLFANIIIRKGVIHPPETETT encoded by the coding sequence ATGCTGATCGGCATCCCCTCGCTGCTCGGGCCCCAGTTCCTGGCGACGCTCAGGGCCATGGGTCATGGCGACGAGATCGCGATCGTCGACGGCAACTATCCGGCCGAGGAACAGGCGCGGCGGCTGATCCGCGCGGACGGCCACCAGTTGATTCCCGTCCTCGACGCCGTGCTCAGCGTGCTGCCGGTAGACGAGGCGGTACCGGAGGCGCTGTTCCGTGCTTCGGTGAAGGGCGATCCGGCGCTGGCCGACCCCGTGCATCGCGAGATGGAAGCGGTTTGCGCCAGGCGCGCGCCTGGGCACAAGGTGGTTGCGCTGGCCGGGCCTGACTTCTATGCACGCGTCAAGGCCGCGCACGCGATCGTGGCGACCAGCGAACCCAGGCTCTTTGCCAACATCATCATCCGCAAGGGCGTTATCCATCCGCCGGAGACCGAGACGACATGA
- the cysD gene encoding sulfate adenylyltransferase subunit CysD translates to MNIALTHLQRLEAESIHIFREVAASFSKPVMLYSVGKDSSVLMHLAMKAFYPAKPPFPFLHVDTTWKFREMIAFRDQMAQKLGFDLLVHVNEDGVREGINPFDHGSNTHTHVMKTVALRQALDKYGFDAAFGGARRDEEKSRAKERIFSFRNAQHAWDPKNQRPEMWKIFNTRIAPGESIRVFPLSNWTELDIWQYILQENIPIVPLYFAKERPVVERDGMLILKDDDRMQLRPGETIENRLVRFRTLGCYPLTGAIESEADTLEAIVGEMLTARTSERQGRLIDRDEAGSMEKKKREGYF, encoded by the coding sequence ATGAATATCGCGCTCACGCATCTGCAGCGGCTCGAGGCCGAATCCATCCATATCTTTCGCGAGGTCGCTGCGTCTTTCTCCAAGCCGGTGATGCTCTATTCGGTCGGCAAGGATTCTTCCGTGCTGATGCATCTGGCGATGAAGGCTTTTTATCCTGCCAAGCCGCCTTTTCCCTTCCTGCATGTCGACACCACCTGGAAGTTCCGCGAGATGATCGCCTTTCGCGATCAGATGGCGCAGAAGCTCGGCTTCGACCTTTTGGTCCATGTCAACGAGGATGGCGTGCGCGAGGGCATCAATCCCTTCGACCACGGCTCCAACACCCACACCCATGTGATGAAGACCGTGGCGCTACGCCAGGCGCTCGACAAATACGGCTTCGACGCAGCTTTCGGCGGCGCCCGTCGCGACGAGGAGAAGTCACGCGCCAAGGAGCGCATCTTTTCCTTCCGCAACGCCCAGCATGCCTGGGACCCGAAGAACCAGCGGCCGGAAATGTGGAAGATCTTCAACACCCGCATCGCGCCGGGCGAGTCGATCCGGGTCTTTCCGCTGTCCAATTGGACCGAGCTCGACATCTGGCAGTACATCCTGCAGGAGAACATCCCGATCGTCCCGCTCTACTTCGCCAAGGAGCGGCCGGTGGTGGAGCGCGACGGCATGCTGATCCTGAAGGATGACGACCGCATGCAGTTGCGGCCTGGCGAGACCATCGAGAACCGCCTCGTGCGCTTCCGCACGTTGGGCTGCTACCCGCTGACCGGCGCCATCGAATCGGAAGCCGATACGCTGGAGGCGATCGTCGGCGAGATGCTGACCGCCCGCACCTCCGAGCGCCAGGGCCGCCTCATCGACCGCGACGAGGCCGGCTCGATGGAAAAGAAGAAGCGCGAGGGTTATTTCTGA
- a CDS encoding O-antigen ligase family protein: MNPFTKLRRHLTPAQINFYFSIVCFFSPPVLGSLVSIAFNAGGVWSVLLLAIKRRRFNIDGPMLALTAAIYAYCAAMVLASIVNGTLAADLRFFLPLITFLLFPISYSTWSITEKVALARIAILASAAACFGALAIAVFQYHWLGMRAEGGAGNAIVFATTTCLAVMLCLAGALSGIEKHWKLLVLAAMAGALAVVYSASRMIWVAVPIAGIVVLLVNRRRFTNASMARFAVIGVVVALVIAAIGSRVIMDRTDFLVSDWDALNANGDHSTALGLRVAMWEIGFAAVREMPVFGHGISASRALMKQGFHEQFGLSAGFSHFHNGFLTAMVEAGLLGALALASIFIVAAWNAARTLRRSVNPVERFGATMILVAVIIYLTGGMTGILVGHDILDATLMVFLISGTYLASGRTVAPTGKDAPAVAPGSSRQP, translated from the coding sequence TTGAACCCGTTTACAAAGCTCCGGCGCCACCTCACGCCCGCCCAGATCAATTTCTATTTCTCGATCGTCTGCTTTTTTTCGCCGCCGGTGCTCGGATCGCTGGTCAGCATCGCCTTCAATGCCGGCGGCGTGTGGTCCGTGCTGCTGCTCGCCATAAAGCGGCGGCGCTTCAACATCGACGGGCCGATGCTCGCCTTGACCGCGGCGATCTACGCCTATTGCGCGGCCATGGTTCTCGCTTCGATCGTCAACGGCACGCTGGCCGCCGATCTGCGGTTTTTCCTGCCGCTGATCACCTTCCTGCTTTTCCCGATCTCCTATTCGACCTGGAGCATTACCGAGAAGGTCGCGCTGGCACGCATCGCCATCCTGGCAAGCGCCGCAGCCTGCTTTGGCGCGCTGGCGATCGCCGTATTCCAGTATCACTGGCTCGGCATGAGGGCCGAGGGCGGCGCCGGAAACGCGATCGTCTTTGCAACCACGACCTGCCTTGCCGTCATGTTATGCCTTGCCGGCGCGCTGTCGGGCATCGAGAAACATTGGAAGCTGCTGGTCCTGGCGGCGATGGCCGGAGCCTTGGCGGTCGTCTACTCGGCGTCGCGCATGATCTGGGTCGCCGTGCCGATTGCCGGCATCGTCGTGCTTCTCGTCAATCGGCGCCGGTTCACCAACGCCAGTATGGCGCGGTTCGCGGTGATCGGCGTCGTGGTCGCCCTGGTGATCGCCGCCATCGGCTCCCGCGTCATCATGGATCGAACCGACTTCCTGGTCAGCGACTGGGATGCGCTGAACGCCAATGGCGACCATTCGACGGCGCTCGGCCTGCGCGTGGCGATGTGGGAAATCGGCTTTGCCGCGGTTCGCGAGATGCCGGTTTTCGGCCATGGCATCTCGGCCAGCCGGGCGCTGATGAAGCAGGGTTTTCACGAGCAGTTCGGTCTGAGCGCGGGCTTCAGCCATTTTCACAACGGCTTCCTGACCGCGATGGTGGAGGCCGGCCTGCTGGGGGCACTGGCCCTGGCATCGATTTTCATCGTTGCCGCATGGAACGCGGCAAGGACGCTGCGCCGCAGCGTCAATCCGGTGGAGCGATTCGGCGCGACGATGATCCTCGTCGCGGTCATTATCTATCTCACCGGCGGAATGACCGGCATCCTAGTCGGCCACGATATCCTCGACGCGACGCTGATGGTGTTCCTGATTTCGGGAACCTACCTTGCGTCCGGGCGGACGGTGGCGCCGACCGGCAAAGACGCGCCTGCGGTGGCGCCGGGCTCCAGCCGGCAACCATGA
- a CDS encoding NAD-dependent epimerase/dehydratase family protein, translated as MKVLVTGATGFIGRRVVGRLRGAGFDIRIASRLPQRLAGADDAVALPGAGAPQEAFLALMRDVTHVVHCAALNNDRGAGAADFQTVNATLTGRLAQAAAAHTDGRFIHLSSIRAVVGAGFSGTIDEATTPAPQCAYGRSKREGEIKMLEAFATAGRDGATALRLPPVYGEGMKGNLRGLMRFAATSLPLPTAALTAVRSLVSHDAVAGAVAHLLTRPAPPRPIYVLGDASPVAMAEIITAFRRGYGRPARLLPMPAWPFRILATLAGRQAAWQALVATQVCDSSLLAAEGWERETDTLGRLEELARQGSGPPHP; from the coding sequence ATGAAGGTCCTGGTCACCGGCGCGACAGGCTTTATCGGGCGCCGGGTCGTCGGCCGGTTGCGCGGAGCCGGATTCGACATACGGATCGCTTCGCGCCTGCCGCAACGGCTGGCAGGCGCGGACGATGCCGTCGCGCTGCCCGGCGCTGGTGCGCCGCAGGAAGCCTTTCTGGCGCTGATGCGCGACGTGACGCATGTCGTCCATTGCGCGGCTCTCAACAATGACCGCGGTGCCGGCGCGGCCGACTTCCAGACGGTCAATGCGACGCTGACCGGACGGCTCGCCCAGGCAGCCGCAGCGCACACCGACGGGCGCTTCATTCATCTCTCCTCGATCCGCGCCGTGGTGGGCGCCGGCTTCAGCGGCACGATCGACGAAGCCACGACCCCTGCCCCGCAATGCGCCTACGGGCGCTCCAAGCGCGAAGGCGAGATCAAAATGCTGGAGGCTTTCGCAACGGCGGGGCGCGACGGCGCGACTGCGCTGCGGCTGCCGCCGGTCTATGGCGAAGGCATGAAGGGAAATCTGCGCGGCCTGATGCGGTTCGCGGCCACAAGCTTGCCATTGCCGACAGCCGCTCTGACGGCGGTTCGTTCGCTCGTCTCGCATGATGCCGTGGCGGGCGCCGTAGCGCATCTTTTGACCCGTCCCGCACCGCCGCGCCCGATCTATGTGCTCGGCGACGCTTCGCCGGTTGCGATGGCCGAAATCATCACCGCGTTCCGGCGGGGGTACGGCCGGCCCGCCCGGCTTCTGCCCATGCCAGCCTGGCCGTTCCGGATACTGGCCACGCTCGCCGGCAGACAGGCCGCCTGGCAGGCTCTGGTGGCGACGCAGGTCTGCGATTCGTCCTTGCTGGCCGCGGAAGGCTGGGAGCGGGAAACGGATACGCTCGGCCGGCTTGAGGAACTGGCACGACAGGGAAGCGGCCCGCCGCATCCGTGA